In Helicobacter pylori Shi112, the genomic window AACTATGAGAGTGAAGAAATTTCTTCTCTCCCCATTTCTACCCTTTTACCACCTAACGCCGTAAAGCCCCTAGCTTTAGCTATGGGGATACAAGGCGAAACGCATTAGGCGTTAATAGCGTATCAGTGTTGTCGTTATATCCAAAAATAATGCTAACGCTATCAATATCTTGTATCAGTTATTTTTTTAAATATAATACAAATATGAGACGCTGTTTTATACAAAAACAACCACAACATTGTCTATTCTTGCAAATACCATATTGTGTGGTGTCCTAAATACAGGCGTAAGGTATTAGTAGGAGCTGTGGAATTGAGATTGAAAGAAATCATTCAAGAAGTGGCTAAAGAATTGAGAGTGGAAATCATAGAAATGCAAACTGATAAAGACCATATCCACATTTTAGCTGATGTTGATCCAAGCTTTGGAGTGATGAAATTCATTAAAACCGCTAAAGGTCGTAGCAGTAAGGTATTAAGACAAGAATTTAACCACTTAAAAACAAAACTGCCTACTTTATGGACTAATTCTTGTTTCATTTCAACAGTGGGTGGTGTGCCTTTGAATGTTGTCAAACAATACATTGAAAACCAACAAAACAGCAACCGCCCTAAGCAAAAAGAAAAATGGAAAAATTATGTTGATAACCTACAAACAAAAGCTCTACACCAATGATAAGACTAAGCATATAGACACACTATTAAGGCGTTATGGGGTGCTGTATAATCATTGTATCGCCTTGCACAAACGCTATTACAGGCTTTTCAAAAAGTATCTAAAACTTTACGATCTGCAAAAACACATCACCAAGCTAAAAAAGACCCATCGTTATGCTTTTTTAAAAACACTAGGCTCACAAACCATA contains:
- the tnpA gene encoding IS200/IS605 family transposase, which produces MVYSCKYHIVWCPKYRRKVLVGAVELRLKEIIQEVAKELRVEIIEMQTDKDHIHILADVDPSFGVMKFIKTAKGRSSKVLRQEFNHLKTKLPTLWTNSCFISTVGGVPLNVVKQYIENQQNSNRPKQKEKWKNYVDNLQTKALHQ